The DNA window TGAGCGTACAGATCCCTTTTACAAGTCAGGTCTTAAGCAGCTAGCATTTGAAAGGTAAACTAACCAGAGTCCATTCATAACATTTTTGAGAGCTTGTTTGAAGCTCAGAAGCTGGAAACTGGTTCAAAGCCAAGGAATCTCCTTATAATCACATCCAcacttgcatttgtgtttttccagGCATACAGTGTAGTATTCCCTAGGTTACGCACACACCCAGCCTAGCGCCCACGGAATGTGTGAGCTTACCTTTGTAGCGTTCGTGCCATAACAGTCCcgcctgtgacatcatcaggcaAGGGCCTTCCCACAGATGGCCCCTTGTCGCCatgacaacctgaaaataatcTGTGCAGACTTGTGCGGGCTGACTTGTGTGTGCATTCCAGCGGGATTCCCTGGCACAGCTTGCTTACTGCCGTTCACCCTGGCAGAGCTTGCTTACTGCCGTTCACCCTGGCACAGCTTGCTTACTGCCGTTCTCCCTGGCACAGCTTGCTTACTGCCGTTCACCCTGGCAGAGCTTGCTTACTGCCGTTCACCCTGGCAGAGCTTGCTTACTGCCGTTCACCCTGGCAGAGCTTTCTTACTGCCGTTCACCCTGGCACAGCTTGCTTACTGCCGTTCTCCCTGGCACAACTTGCTTACTGCCGTTCACCCTGGCAGAGCTTGCTTACTGCCGTTCACCCTGGCAGAGCTTGCTTACTGCCGTTCACCCTGGCAGAGCTTGCTTACTGCCATTCACCCTGGCAGAGCTTGCTTCCTGCCGTTCTCCCTGGCAGAGCTTGCTGACTGCCGTTCTCCCTGGCAGAGCTTGCTGACTGTCGTTCACCCTGGCAGAGCTTGCTTCCTGCCGTTCACCCTGGCAGAGCTTGCTGACTGCCATTCACCCTGGCACAGCTTGCTTACTGCCGCTCCTGTAGCTGGGCTCCAGGCAACCCAGCACATgggaatcattttattttatttaatgaacaaaacataAGAAGTTTGTATGCTACCATATACAGAGATGTGTCTGTCCCGCATACTAggttaaaatattataaaataagtATTATAGCGCCCCCTGGTGAAGTATTCCAGTAACCTCATTTCTTTTTGTGGCTATGTTTATTAGCATTCCCATTTAACTTGCAGAAACATCTTAAAATTCAACTTACCAATTTTTATGCCACTAAAGTGTGCACTGCACATTAGAGTAATGTGTCCTATATTGATTCTGTGCATTACAGACAAcattcaatacaaaaaaattaaaaagcaactGTTTCAAAACTTAAATAACTGAAACATATTTCTGGATCTAAAGTAGTGTGTGGTTAGAATGAGGGCAGCACTAGGTGCGATAGAGAAGGTAGCCTCCAAACGTTGTGACGGGCGGGTATCTGGCAGGAATGGATCCGGTGTCCAGTCTTAACCAAACCTGCTGTCCAAAATTAAGCTCCAGTACAGCATCTCCCGTGATGACCCTGCTGCCACTGTCCTGGCCGCTGGAGTCTTGAGACCGGAAGGCTAGCTTGTCGACATCATCTACCACCAGGTACCCAGAGACAGCGGAGCTGGTGTACTCAATGGTGTACTTGAACACGTAAACTCCCAGGTAGGGTATGGAGAACTTTCCAGTCCCCGGAGCATAAGACACCCCGTAGTTCACATACAGGTTGTTGAAGCGAATTGGCCCAGGAGCACTCATGGTATAAGTGTGTGCCACGAAAAAGGTAACCATGGGAGCATACCGGTAGGAGCCTttggaaaaatctgaaatggaAGAAATGTAAGAGagaatctgtgtgtctgcgtgtgagtggCTGAGCTTCAGGGGGTGAATGAGGCAGATATCTTACCGGGGGAAGCAGCGCTGTCAGACAGCTTTACGGTGCAGTTAGTGCCTCCAAACGGAGAGCGACAGGCACACACGTAGCCGTGCTGTGCATCGATGCAGGTGCCGCCATTCTGGCAGGGGTAATGAGCACAGCCCTGAGATTCCACTGGGTGGAGAAGAGAGGAAATGCAATTAGAGCTTTAACTACAGCTCATATTAACCGCTGCAATGAGGTACACacagtacctctctctctctcacacacacacacacacaaaagaaattatgaaaaggggaaaaaacacaagtgATTGAATGAAGCAACAATCTCCAGTCTTTTTCTCTGTAGATTCACTGGTCTTTTGGTCTGTGTTTATGCAAACATAATGGGCAAAGTCACTAGAAAAGACCATCCGTATGACTTAAAGATCATCTACTGTATATAGTACTGATTCAGGAAAATAACTCTGAGCTTTGTCCGTTTGTCAATTTATTGATAAAGTTAGTTTTCTAGTCACCATACTTAATTTACTTTTGAAATAATTGTGCACTATGATTAGTAGAGATAGGAAATAAATTGGCCAAgattaagtacatttttctaAATGGAGCACATACCTTGGCATAGATAATATCATTGCATACCTTGGTTAACAATATTATCAGTGTTCCTCTGACTCCTCCCAGATACGGCTGAGGAGGCATTCAGTGCGGCTGTGGCCTCAAGTCTTTCGTCCAGATCCTCGGCATGCCTTTGAAGCACTGAGATGTCTTTGAACATGCTGGCCAGAACACAGTTTAAGTACGCTGTGGGATTCATCGGCACTGATTCACACAAATCCTGGCCTTCCTGTTTTAAGAGTTCATTCAGTCCCTTTTGGAGGTGGGTGAAGTTAATGTGTTCTTCAAAAATCTGAGGAATGTGAGCTTGTCGATCCAGTAATATTGACACATTTTGGTACAAGTTCCTCACATTCTGGTCGCTTTCTTTCAACCATAAAACTTCTGTAGTCAGGTTGAACGTTATAATGGCGAGGTCTTCTACTCTATTGTTTAGATACTTGTATTTCCAGGCTAGCCCCATTTCAGCTGGTAACTTCTTCTTTGGTTTAATTGTAGGGGTGGAATTGTAGTTCAGAGAATTTATTCTGGACTCCATGCGTTGGAGGTGCATTCTATGCTCTCTAAAATTGCTGGAATAATTTGCGTGTGACCCCTGCAAATGTTCAATGGTTGTCTGGTGGTCTTCAAGTTTGGAAAGTGCTTCTGTCAGCTGCTGGGAAAGGTGGGTGAGATTTTCAGGCTTGTTCATTTCATTAGTCTGATTCATAGAGTCTGAAAGTCTGTCAAACAAACTTAAATCGTCAAATCTCTCCATTTTTTGTTGCAGGATAAGGACAGTAGAATTCAGAAAGTCAATGTAAGGTATGAGattggaattatttatttttttagtgacatcatcatatATCTCATTGAGCTGTCGGTTTGTGTTATCAAGgttattttccaaaatgtagTGGTTGTCATTAACAGTGTCTATTGCTTTGTTGATGATGGTCATAGTGTCATTGAGGGCATCCTCAATCCCATCCTGACATCCTCTCAACTTCTTATCCACCTCATCTTCTTTTGCCTTCGTCTGGTTGCTCAGTTCCTCCTGAGCCTTCTCAAGGCCAGTAATGCTTATATTCAGAATGTTGATGGTAGTAGCAAGACTTTCAAGCTGGCCCTTCATAGCAGAAAGCTCAGCTGTTTGTTTCTCCTCATTAAATACACCAGCAAAGCCATTATTGTCTTTAATTGGCCTGAGCTCCTCCAGGTCATAGGATACATGGCTGATCTTCTCCTCAATGGCGTTCATCATGTCGTCCATGGGATTGACTTTATCACACAGCGTCTGGTTCACCGTCCTGATGCTGTCCTTGATCTCCTGCATCTGCTGCCGGAGGTCCTGCTTGCACCGCTCAACCAGAGTATCAGACGTTTCTCCCGCCGGGCGACTCTGCAGACCAGCGGCGTTAGAGAGGTTCCATACTGCCAGCCCCTGCTCATGCaggtcctgctgcagctgcagagtgAGCAGGGCTTGCTTCCTGACTGCATCACCCAGGAGAGACACCTGCTCTGAGAGGGTAGAGTTCTCATTTCCTTTGCGGTCAGGGATGGCGGATCCATAAACAGGCTCTCCTTCAAGGGCAGCGTTATCCTTCTGGAAACTATATTCATCTTTCAGTTCAGTTGTTATATTGGTCTGAATGACAGAAATATCTTCTTGTAAAGAAGATACTTGATCCTTCAGATTTTGGATATCATTCCCCATGTGTGTGTTACTTGCCTTCATTGGGCTTTGAAATGCTGTCAAAGTGATCACTGTCTTATTGAACTGCTTCAGACTGACTTTTGTGGCCTCAATGTCCTCTGATACGCTCAACTGGTTTTTGATAATGTTAGAAATGCTTTCTTGTATCATACTCTGAAATGGTTTGATTTCTTTTTGGACAATGTCTCTGAAAAATTCTTGGATTGCTTTGGTCTTCAGAGCTGtaataaaaaagcataaaaacatttattgtgcAGAGCTTCGATTCACTTCCTAATCTAGTAAAGATTGGGAAGTAAACACATGTACTAATATTGTCTTACAGGTTCACAAGTTTGAAATACCTCCCTTGTAGAATATATTAAGATATTGATTTTCAATTCACATTCACAACCCTTTGTTCTCAGGGGTGGCTCTCAAGGAATCTTGGCAGGAGCCACCTTGTAAGTAGCCAAACATTTCCACCAGTCTGGGTCAAATGTTACTAGCCCTGTGCCTGCCCTCTATCAATCACTTCACATTCACAGAATGCATGACACATTCCTGTTCTATTTTCATCAACGATACTGCTCATAGAACAGCGAATGCACGTGCACATGATCTAGACTACATTTAGAGAACAATCTCGAGAGAAAGTGTTGGTCCAACACCATCCCAACAGGTTTAAAAGTGATCACAGGATACGCATGTCGCAGCATATGcaaaaagttatatatttatttggatgAACAATTCATCAGGTTTTCACTGCTGGAATtaaacaactttatttttacaattttttaaatttacaatttaaacaatgtaAAGATGACATTAGACATTTTTAGGAATCAACTGATCCTGCAACACTGTGAAACATGATGTAATACCTATAcatacacttcctgtttggctaTTTATCTGCTAGAAATAATTTATCATAATAAACTTCATTACCTCTGCTAAATGGCAAATGCAACAAGTGGAATAAAAGTCAGGATCACA is part of the Anguilla anguilla isolate fAngAng1 chromosome 10, fAngAng1.pri, whole genome shotgun sequence genome and encodes:
- the LOC118207105 gene encoding multimerin-1-like, encoding MTWMWLTYLYFLYFSHKSLGMITYNRTAGQLENHTISPNLTVNNSEENSQEAQQRNLTASRDELQTTKSTASVARILYVTNNTAGFSKNNQIAGRRNSSTPVIQSQRIQSGFGLNEKAHKPPGLTFSSRSATKPSFETSRGKSWCAYVHTRLTPTVVMDSASSYVPIVTDPCYWSREGCQRRYQMMSSPTYKIKHKIMTSLEWRCCPGYVGPQCQPKDSSPQIQQPARRAEVHSDSRTSEVPAPEGSEQATEPAIKPKMDNEVMNQASKLTSLLNKVNDISTDMDNMKKVLSSLEEKLNEEKGDDLPSILRALKTKAIQEFFRDIVQKEIKPFQSMIQESISNIIKNQLSVSEDIEATKVSLKQFNKTVITLTAFQSPMKASNTHMGNDIQNLKDQVSSLQEDISVIQTNITTELKDEYSFQKDNAALEGEPVYGSAIPDRKGNENSTLSEQVSLLGDAVRKQALLTLQLQQDLHEQGLAVWNLSNAAGLQSRPAGETSDTLVERCKQDLRQQMQEIKDSIRTVNQTLCDKVNPMDDMMNAIEEKISHVSYDLEELRPIKDNNGFAGVFNEEKQTAELSAMKGQLESLATTINILNISITGLEKAQEELSNQTKAKEDEVDKKLRGCQDGIEDALNDTMTIINKAIDTVNDNHYILENNLDNTNRQLNEIYDDVTKKINNSNLIPYIDFLNSTVLILQQKMERFDDLSLFDRLSDSMNQTNEMNKPENLTHLSQQLTEALSKLEDHQTTIEHLQGSHANYSSNFREHRMHLQRMESRINSLNYNSTPTIKPKKKLPAEMGLAWKYKYLNNRVEDLAIITFNLTTEVLWLKESDQNVRNLYQNVSILLDRQAHIPQIFEEHINFTHLQKGLNELLKQEGQDLCESVPMNPTAYLNCVLASMFKDISVLQRHAEDLDERLEATAALNASSAVSGRSQRNTDNIVNQVESQGCAHYPCQNGGTCIDAQHGYVCACRSPFGGTNCTVKLSDSAASPDFSKGSYRYAPMVTFFVAHTYTMSAPGPIRFNNLYVNYGVSYAPGTGKFSIPYLGVYVFKYTIEYTSSAVSGYLVVDDVDKLAFRSQDSSGQDSGSRVITGDAVLELNFGQQVWLRLDTGSIPARYPPVTTFGGYLLYRT